From Salinicola endophyticus:
TGGATGATGCGTCAGGCCGGCCGCTATCTGCCGGAGTACCGCGCCACCCGCGCCGATGCCGGCAGCTTCATGGACCTGTGCCGCAACGCCGATCTGGCCTGCGAGGTGACGCTGCAGCCGCTGGCGCGCTACCCGCTCGATGCCGCGATCCTGTTCTCCGATATTCTCACCATCCCCGACGCCATGGGGCTGGGGCTCTATTTCGAGACCGGCGAGGGGCCAAAGTTCCGCCATCCGGTGCGTACCGCCGCCGAGGTTGCCGCGCTCAGCGCGCCGGATGCCGAGCACGATCTCGACTACGTGATGAACGCGGTGCGCACCATCCGCCGCGAGCTCGATGGTCGGGTGCCGCTGATCGGCTTCTCCGGCAGCCCCTGGACGCTGGCGACCTACATGGTCGAGGGCGGGTCGAGCAAGGATTTCCGCCATATCAAGGCCATGCTCTACGGCGATCCGCAGACGCTGCACACCCTGCTGGGCCTGCTCGCCACCGCGGTGACCGACTATCTCAATGCCCAGATCCGTGCCGGCGCTCAGGTGGTGCAGATCTTCGACACCTGGGGTGGGGCGCTGTCGACCCCGGCCTACGAGGCGTTCTCGCTGGCCTACATGCGGCGCATCGTGGGTGGGCTGATCCGCGAGCACGACGGCCGCCGGGTGCCGGTGATCCTTTTCACCAAGAACGGCGGGCAGTGGCTGGAGTCGATCGCCGACAGCGGCTGCGATGCCGTCGGTCTCGACTGGACCACCGAACTCGGCGACGCGCGGCGTCGGGTCGGCGAGCGCGTGGCGCTGCAGGGCAATCTCGACCCCAACGTGCTGTTCGCGCCGCCGGCGCAGATCGGCGCCGAGGTCGAGCGGGTGCTGGCCAGCTACGGTCATGGCCCAGGCCACATATTCAACCTGGGTCACGGCATCAGCCAGTTCACCGATCCCGATCACGTCACGGCCTTCTTCGACGCGCTGCATGCAGCGAGCCCGGCCTATCACCGCTGAAGCCGGCGCCAGCGGCATCGACGGCCTGCTGCTGTTCGATGCCGACTGCCCGTTCTGCCGGCGTGCGGTGCGCTGGCTGCTGGCGCATGAGCGCGACGCGGGCGCCGGCCTCGCGCTGAGCGGTCTCGATAGCGCGCTGGGGCAGCACGTGGGGCGCCATTTCGGCCGCGATCTCGCGCGCTGCGATACGATCCGCTATGTCACCGGCGGTGAGCTTTACGAGGAGAGCGAGGCGTTGTGGCGGCTGGGGCGCCGGCTGCGAGGGGGCTGGCGGCTACTGGCATGGCTGCGCTTGGTGCCGGCGCCGCTGCGCAACGCCGTCTACCGTGGGGTCGGACGCTACCGTCGGCGCCTGGCCCCGGATACTGATGCGCGGCTGGAGGATGACCCACGCTGGCGCGAACGGCTCGATGCCACGCTCTGCTCACGCCTGGGCCTGCCGACGACACTTTGCGAGGTACCGCGATGACACGACAGCGTTATGGCGCGTGGCGCAGGCTGGCCGTCCTGGCCGTTCTGGTCTGGGCCATTGCGGTGGCCTGGGGCAGCCTGACACCGGCTGCCGAGATGCCGCGACACCTGCCGTGGGACAAGTTCAATCATGTCGTCGGCTACGCTGGACTCACGCTGTGGCTTGGCCTCGCCGTGCGGCGCTGGGCCTGGGCGCGGGCTTGGCTGATCGCGCTCGTGTTCGGTCTCGTCATCGAGTATCTGCAGCTACGGGTTCCCGGCCGCGCCGGCGGTGATTGGGAAGATATTCTGGCCAACGCGCTGGGTGCCACCGTGGCCGCGCTGCTCGGCGCCAGAATACGTCGCTGTCGCCGTCGGCGCGCTGCTGCGACCGCAACGGACATGCCCTGAAGCGGTTCCTCTCCCCCTGCCCATGACGACTCGGCCCGCGTCCCTGGTGCACGCGGGCACCACGCGCCATGTCGACTATCGAGCGGCTGATGCTTATCCATTAGTGGCATGGCCGCCGACCTGGCGTGCGCGATTCAACGCTAGCGCTGTCTTCCGATGATGCTTTTTGGTGCAAGGGGCTCGCGTCGGCACGCTTTTGAAACAGAATGTTGCCCGTGTTTCTGCGGTTTGCGCCTTGTCGGCCCTGCCGGTGGAGATCGTAAGCCTCCTAGGCGAGCGTTGAATCACGGATTTACGGGCGGTAGCGCGAAAGTGGAACGGACTTTGCTAATTTCTTCTGGGCATGCTTCGACATGCACTTAAATGACAACGCAAGGGAGTGGATTCCACCATGCGCCACAAGAACAAAAGCCTGTCTCTTCTCTCCGCCGCCGCGCTGACGGCCCTGGCGGCGTCGCAGGCTCAGGCTGCCACCCTGGACAACGTGAAAAGCAACGGCGAGTTCAAGTGCGGCGTCAGCACAGGGCTCACCGGTTTCTCCTCCCCCGACGAGAACGGCAAGTGGACCGGCATCGATGTCGAAGTGTGCCGCGCCATCGCCGCCGCCGTGCTGGGCGACCCGACCAAGGTGGTGTTCGCGCCGCTGACCGCCAAGGAGCGTTTCACCGCGCTGCAGTCCGGCGAGATCGACGTGCTCTCGCGCAACACCACCTGGACCGCGACCCGCGACAACTCGCTGGGCCTCAACTTCACCGGGGTCAACTTCTACGACGGCCAGGGCTTCCTGGTGCGCAAGGATCTCGGCATCAAGAGCACCAAGGAGCTGGATGGCGCCTCCATCTGCGTGCAGGCCGGCACCACCACCGAACTCAACATGGCCGACTACTTCAAGGCCAACGACATGCAGTTCCAGCAGGTCGCCTTCGACACCTCCGACCAGACCGCCCAGGGCTTCGACAGCGGCCGCTGTGACGTGCTCACCTCCGACTCCTCGCAGCTGGCGGCGCTGCGTCTGCAGCTCGCCGATCCCTCCAGTGTGGAGATTCTGCCCGAGCGTATCTCCAAGGAGCCGCTGGGGCCGGTGGTGCGCCAGGGCGACGACCAGTGGTTCGATATCGTCAAGTGGACCCTGTTCGCGATGCTCGACGCCGAAGAGCTGGGGGTGACCAGCCAGAACGTCGACCAGATGCGCGACAACCCGCCCAACCCGGATGTCGCCCGCCTGCTGGGTAAGGATGGCAACTTCGGCGAGCAGATGGGTATCAGCAACGACTGGGCCTACAACATCGTCAAGATGGTGGGTAACTACGGCGAGATGTTCGATCGCACCGTGGGCAAGGACTCGCCGATGGGCCTCGAGCGCGGTATCAACGCGCTGTGGAACCAGGGCGGTATCCAATACGCGCCGCCGGTTCGCTGAGTGCGTGAAGCCGCCCGTCGAGTACCCGAGAGGGCGCTCGACGGGCGGTCAGCAGACGTTTCCCGACGTCGTCTCCCGGCTACGCGCCGGGAGTCGTTGCCGCTCACCGCTCGAGTAGAGACCTGACTTCTCATGCTGCGTCCATCCACCTCGCTGCCACGCCGAGGGCAGGGGCCGCTGTGGCGGAATCCCACCGTTCGTGCGCTGATCATCCAGGCCGTGCTGTTCCTGATCCTGGCGATCTTCATCGGTTATCTCGTCCACAATACCCTGAACAATCTCGAAGCCCGCGGCATCCAGACCGGCTTCGGCTTCCTCGAGGGGCGTGCCGGCTTCTCGATACCGCAATCGCTGATCGACTACACCAGCGACTCCAGCTACGGCGCCACCTTCGTCGTCGGCCTGCTCAACACCCTGCTGGTCTCCGCCCTGGGGATCGTCGCGGCGACGCTGATTGGCTTCGCGGTGGGCATCGCCCGGCTGTCGTCCAACTGGCTGCTGGCGCGGCTGGCCACCATCTACGTGGAGATCTTCCGCAACATCCCGCTGCTGGTGCAGATCCTGTTCTGGTACTACGCCGTGCTGCGGGCACTGCCTTCGCCGCGCGATAGCCTGTCACTGTTCGATCTGTTCTTCTTCAACGTGCGTGGGGTGGTGATGCCCGACCCGCAGCCGCTGGCGGGGTTTTCCGCCACGCTCTGGGCGCTGCTGATCGCGGTGGTCGCCACGCTGCTCTTCGCGCGTTTCGCCAAGCGCCGCCAGGCGGCCACCGGCCAGGCGCTACCGGTCTACTGGATCGGGGCGGCGGTCGTCATCGGGGTGCCGCTGATCGTGTTCGTGGTCAGCGGCGCGCCGCTGGCGTGGACGCTCCCCGAACTCCGCGGTTTCAACTTCCGCGGTGGGATCAACATCCTGCCCGAGCTGGTGGCGCTGTGGCTGGCGCTGTCGATCTACACGGCGGCGTTCATTGCCGAGATCGTGCGCTCCGGCATTCTCTCGGTCTCCCACGGTCAGACCGAAGCGGCGCGCTCGCTGAGCCTGCCCGGCAGCATCACCCTGCGCAAGATCGTGATTCCGCAGGCGATGCGGGTGATCGTGCCGCAGATGACCAGCCAGTATCTCAACCTGATCAAGAACTCGTCGCTGGCCACGGCGATCGGCTATCCCGATCTGGTGGCAGTGTTCGCCGGCACCACCTTGAACCAGACCGGGCAGGCGATCGAGATCATCGCCATGACCATGGCGGTCTATCTGGTCATCAGCCTGACGGTGTCGTTTCTGATGAACCTCTACAACGCCCGCACGCTGCTGAAGGAGCGATGAGATGCGTGAATCGACGTTTCGCACTCAGATGATCGAAGCGCGCGAGGCCCCGGATCAGCGCCGCGGGATCAGCGGCTGGCTGCGCGCCAATCTGTTCAATGGGCCGCTCAACAGCGTGGTCTCGGTGGCGGTGATCGGCCTGCTGGCGTGGATCCTGTGGCCGTTTCTGAAGTGGGCGGTGGTCGATGCCAACTTCCTCGGTTCGACCCGTGAGGACTGTACCGGCAGCGGCGCCTGCTGGGTGTTCATCTCGGCCCGCTTCGAGTCGATCATCTACGGCTTCTATCCGGCCGCCGAGCGCTGGCGGGTGGACATCGTGTTCGCGCTGATGGCGGTGCTGGTGGCGTGGCTGGCGATCCCGCGATTGCCCAAGAAGCGTCTGGTCGGGCTGTTCACGCTGGTCGGCTTCCCGATCATCGCCTGGTTCCTGCTGCTGGGCGGTCACTTTGGTCTGCCCGAGGTGCCCACCCGTGCCTGGGGCGGCCTGATGCTGACCCTGACCGTGGCCACGGTGGGTATCGTCGGGTCGCTGCCGCTGGGGGTGATTCTGGCCCTGGGGCGGCGCTCCAAGATGCCGTTCGTCAAGAGCGTGTGCGTCATCTTCATCGAGTTCTGGCGCGGCGTGCCGCTGATCACGGTGCTGTTCATGGCCTCGGTGATGCTGCCGCTGTTCGTGCCCGGCAACGTCGAGTTCGACAAGCTGCTGCGGGCGCTGATCGGCATCATGTTCTTCTGGAGCGCCTACATGGCCGAGGTGGTGCGTGGCGGGCTGCAGGCGATCGGCAAGGGGCAGAACGAGGCCGGTCAGGCGCTCGGCCTGGGCTACTGGCAGCGCATGGGGCTGATCATCCTGCCGCAGGCGCTGAAGCTGGTGATCCCGGGGATTGTCAACACCTTCATTGCGCTGTTCAAGGACACTTCGCTGGTGCTGATCATCGGGCTGTTCGATCTGCTGGCGATCATCCGTGCCGGGCTCACCGACTCCAACTGGCTGGGTTTCTCCACCGAGGGTTACGTGTTCGCGGCGCTGGTGTTCTGGATCTTCTGTTTCAGCATGTCGCGCTACAGCCAGTACATCGAGCGGCGCCTCAATACCAGCTATCGGCGTTGAGCCCGCCAGTGGCCAGCGCCTGAAACGTGACGCCCCGGGCTGCCGAGTGCCGCTCGGGCGATGGGCGAGACAACGACAATGAATGTAGGAATCAAGCCATGAGTGAAGCGCAAGCGGTCGCGGGCTCGGCCTCCAGCGGTGAGCCGATGATCCAGATCGAGCATCTCAACAAGTGGTATGGCAGCTTCCACGTGCTGCGTGACATCGACCTGACCGTGACCCGGGGCGAGCGCATCGTCATCTGTGGCCCGTCGGGGTCGGGCAAGTCGACCATGATTCGCTGTATCAACCATCTGGAGGAGCACCAGCAGGGCTCGATCGTGGTCAACGGCATCCCCATGAACCATGACATCAAGCGGATCGAGCAGATCCGGCGCAATGTCGGCATGGTGTTTCAGCACTTCAATCTGTTCCCGCACCTGACGGTGCTCGAGAACTGCTGCCTGGCGCAGATCTGGGTGCAGAAGAAGCCGCGCGTGGAAGCCGAGAAGACTGCCATGGAGTACCTGGAACGGGTGCAGATCGCCAATCAGGCGAAGAAGTACCCGGGGCAGCTCTCCGGCGGCCAGCAGCAGCGCGTGGCGATCGCCCGCGCACTCTGCATGCGCCCAGAGGTGATGCTGTTCGACGAGCCCACCTCGGCGCTCGACCCGGAGATGATCAAGGAGGTGCTCGACGTCATGATCGAGCTTGCCCATGAGGGCATGACCATGCTCTGCGTGACCCACGAGATGGGCTTCGCCAAGACCGTGGCCGACCGGGTGATCTTCATGGATCAGGGCCAGATCATCGAGGAGGCGCCACCGGAGACCTTCTTCAACAATCCGCGCTCGGAGCGTACGCAGCTGTTCCTGAGCCAGATCCTGGGACACTGACATGGGCATCGACAAGCGCATGGTCGCCGGTGCGCCGCAGCCGATCGCGCCCTTTTCCCACGCCTGCCGGGTAGGGGATCTGGTGTTCATCACCGGGCAGATGCCGACGGTGCCGGAGACCAACGAGATGCTGCTGGGGACCTTCACCGAACAGACCCATCGCGTGATGCAGAATCTGGCGATCGTGCTGGAGGCGGTGGGCAGCGGCTTCGAGCACGTGGTTCAGAGCCGAGTCTTCATCACCAACATGGGCCACTTCGACGAGGTCAACGGCGTCTACGCCAGCTACTTCGAGGCACCGCTGCCGACGCGCACCTGCATCGGTGTCACCGGGCTGGCCGGGGGCGCCGATGTCGAGGTCGACATGATCGCCTGGATCCCGCCGGCCGTCGGCTGAAGACGCCGCCAGGGTGGCGCGCTGCGCCGGCATCGCGGTCGACGAAGCGTGCCGGCGCGCGGCTCCGGCGCGCAACCCGCCGTATGGAGTGGCATCGAACTCGCCAGCATAAAGTTCATGTTCGAGGGGCCGATGATAGTTGGGCCAAACCTTCAACGGACCCTTCCAACGGACCTTAGCATGCTGAAATCCTTCAAGATTCGTATCATGGCCGGATGCCTGGCGATGATCCTGGTCGCACTCGCGGCCACCGGCGGCATCAGCTACTGGCTGGTCAGCCGCCATCAGCAGTCGGTCAATCAGGATCTGCTCGAGTCGGTGGCCAAGGGGCATCGTGACGCGATCGCTGCCTGGGCCACCTCGAAGCGCAAGCTGATCGAAGCGGTGGCTCCGGCAGTGGGTGGCGACACGCTGATTCCCGCGCTGCAGCAGACCGCCAGCGCCGGCGGCTTCAGCCAGGTCTATCTGGGCACGCCGGACAAGCGCCTGATCACCAACGACGGCTGGGAGCCACCGGCGGACTACGATCCGACCCAGCGCCCCTGGTACCGCGACGCGGTGGCAGCAGGGCAGACCACCGCCAGCGAGCCCTATCTCGACCTGGTGACGAACAAGCTGGTGGTGGCCTTCGCCACGCCGATCCAGCGTAATGGCAAGCTGCTGGGCGTGGCCGGTGCCGATGTGCCCCTCGACGAGGTGCAGGAGAACGTGCTCTCGATCCAGCCCACGCCCAAGAGCTTCGCCTTCCTGGCCGACACTGACGGCACCATCGTCGCCTATCGTGATGCCGACCTGAGCCTGAAGCCGGCGAGTGCGATCGCCGCCGATCTCGATGCCGCCAAGCTCGCGGCGGTGACCCAGAGCCCGCTGCCGACGCCGAGCGTGATCGACGGCCGCGCGGTGCTGCTCTACGCGGTGGCGGTGCCGGGTACCGACTGGCGCCTGGTGATCGCGCTGGATCGCGCCGAGGCCAATGCCGGCGCCAGCAGCCTGCTCAAGACCACCTTGGTGTCG
This genomic window contains:
- a CDS encoding amino acid ABC transporter permease; translation: MLRPSTSLPRRGQGPLWRNPTVRALIIQAVLFLILAIFIGYLVHNTLNNLEARGIQTGFGFLEGRAGFSIPQSLIDYTSDSSYGATFVVGLLNTLLVSALGIVAATLIGFAVGIARLSSNWLLARLATIYVEIFRNIPLLVQILFWYYAVLRALPSPRDSLSLFDLFFFNVRGVVMPDPQPLAGFSATLWALLIAVVATLLFARFAKRRQAATGQALPVYWIGAAVVIGVPLIVFVVSGAPLAWTLPELRGFNFRGGINILPELVALWLALSIYTAAFIAEIVRSGILSVSHGQTEAARSLSLPGSITLRKIVIPQAMRVIVPQMTSQYLNLIKNSSLATAIGYPDLVAVFAGTTLNQTGQAIEIIAMTMAVYLVISLTVSFLMNLYNARTLLKER
- a CDS encoding DCC1-like thiol-disulfide oxidoreductase family protein, with translation MQRARPITAEAGASGIDGLLLFDADCPFCRRAVRWLLAHERDAGAGLALSGLDSALGQHVGRHFGRDLARCDTIRYVTGGELYEESEALWRLGRRLRGGWRLLAWLRLVPAPLRNAVYRGVGRYRRRLAPDTDARLEDDPRWRERLDATLCSRLGLPTTLCEVPR
- a CDS encoding amino acid ABC transporter ATP-binding protein, coding for MIQIEHLNKWYGSFHVLRDIDLTVTRGERIVICGPSGSGKSTMIRCINHLEEHQQGSIVVNGIPMNHDIKRIEQIRRNVGMVFQHFNLFPHLTVLENCCLAQIWVQKKPRVEAEKTAMEYLERVQIANQAKKYPGQLSGGQQQRVAIARALCMRPEVMLFDEPTSALDPEMIKEVLDVMIELAHEGMTMLCVTHEMGFAKTVADRVIFMDQGQIIEEAPPETFFNNPRSERTQLFLSQILGH
- the hemE gene encoding uroporphyrinogen decarboxylase; the encoded protein is MTLQNDRLLRALARQPVDRTPVWMMRQAGRYLPEYRATRADAGSFMDLCRNADLACEVTLQPLARYPLDAAILFSDILTIPDAMGLGLYFETGEGPKFRHPVRTAAEVAALSAPDAEHDLDYVMNAVRTIRRELDGRVPLIGFSGSPWTLATYMVEGGSSKDFRHIKAMLYGDPQTLHTLLGLLATAVTDYLNAQIRAGAQVVQIFDTWGGALSTPAYEAFSLAYMRRIVGGLIREHDGRRVPVILFTKNGGQWLESIADSGCDAVGLDWTTELGDARRRVGERVALQGNLDPNVLFAPPAQIGAEVERVLASYGHGPGHIFNLGHGISQFTDPDHVTAFFDALHAASPAYHR
- a CDS encoding amino acid ABC transporter permease; its protein translation is MRESTFRTQMIEAREAPDQRRGISGWLRANLFNGPLNSVVSVAVIGLLAWILWPFLKWAVVDANFLGSTREDCTGSGACWVFISARFESIIYGFYPAAERWRVDIVFALMAVLVAWLAIPRLPKKRLVGLFTLVGFPIIAWFLLLGGHFGLPEVPTRAWGGLMLTLTVATVGIVGSLPLGVILALGRRSKMPFVKSVCVIFIEFWRGVPLITVLFMASVMLPLFVPGNVEFDKLLRALIGIMFFWSAYMAEVVRGGLQAIGKGQNEAGQALGLGYWQRMGLIILPQALKLVIPGIVNTFIALFKDTSLVLIIGLFDLLAIIRAGLTDSNWLGFSTEGYVFAALVFWIFCFSMSRYSQYIERRLNTSYRR
- a CDS encoding VanZ family protein, which codes for MTRQRYGAWRRLAVLAVLVWAIAVAWGSLTPAAEMPRHLPWDKFNHVVGYAGLTLWLGLAVRRWAWARAWLIALVFGLVIEYLQLRVPGRAGGDWEDILANALGATVAALLGARIRRCRRRRAAATATDMP
- a CDS encoding amino acid ABC transporter substrate-binding protein, producing the protein MRHKNKSLSLLSAAALTALAASQAQAATLDNVKSNGEFKCGVSTGLTGFSSPDENGKWTGIDVEVCRAIAAAVLGDPTKVVFAPLTAKERFTALQSGEIDVLSRNTTWTATRDNSLGLNFTGVNFYDGQGFLVRKDLGIKSTKELDGASICVQAGTTTELNMADYFKANDMQFQQVAFDTSDQTAQGFDSGRCDVLTSDSSQLAALRLQLADPSSVEILPERISKEPLGPVVRQGDDQWFDIVKWTLFAMLDAEELGVTSQNVDQMRDNPPNPDVARLLGKDGNFGEQMGISNDWAYNIVKMVGNYGEMFDRTVGKDSPMGLERGINALWNQGGIQYAPPVR
- a CDS encoding Rid family detoxifying hydrolase, with translation MGIDKRMVAGAPQPIAPFSHACRVGDLVFITGQMPTVPETNEMLLGTFTEQTHRVMQNLAIVLEAVGSGFEHVVQSRVFITNMGHFDEVNGVYASYFEAPLPTRTCIGVTGLAGGADVEVDMIAWIPPAVG